From a single Gimesia fumaroli genomic region:
- a CDS encoding tetratricopeptide repeat protein: protein MHSLRLAILCDFYDDQAISCVILAEHWLEDHPDDKLVTLKYAEMLYLLTRYDDAIQVYLDALEKFPENRCGIYAGLGGLYRYRGQFSEAEIWFRKATEANSDNATFFTFLGAVQARQGNLVEAEASHRRATKCATGCIDEAWHNLGLVLRGQGYLLDAAECFRKAIKLDPEYADAKEALRDVEWAMKKIATMPGAATDQGE, encoded by the coding sequence ATGCATAGCCTGAGACTCGCGATTCTTTGCGATTTCTATGATGATCAGGCTATCTCGTGCGTAATCCTGGCAGAACACTGGCTGGAAGATCATCCCGATGACAAACTGGTCACACTGAAATATGCAGAAATGCTTTATCTGCTCACCCGCTATGATGATGCAATTCAGGTCTATCTGGACGCGCTCGAAAAATTCCCTGAGAATCGCTGTGGCATCTACGCTGGTCTGGGGGGACTCTATCGTTACCGCGGCCAGTTCTCGGAAGCAGAAATCTGGTTTCGAAAAGCCACGGAAGCAAATTCGGATAATGCGACATTTTTCACTTTTCTCGGCGCCGTTCAGGCACGTCAGGGGAATTTGGTAGAAGCAGAAGCCAGCCACCGGCGAGCAACAAAATGTGCCACCGGTTGTATTGATGAAGCCTGGCATAATCTGGGACTGGTATTGCGCGGTCAAGGTTATCTGTTAGATGCAGCAGAGTGTTTTCGCAAAGCGATCAAACTGGATCCGGAATATGCGGATGCGAAGGAAGCACTGCGGGATGTGGAGTGGGCAATGAAAAAAATAGCTACGATGCCCGGAGCAGCAACAGATCAAGGAGAATAG
- the aroE gene encoding shikimate dehydrogenase, translated as MNQPLNFKQELTCVFGQPVAENPTQCMMEAAYNDCGLEWRYLTIEVAPDNLEQAVGGLRAMGFRGANLTIPHKVAVIQHLDGISDAAAMMGAVNCIVRKGDQLVGENTDGKGFVQSLKELTDPTGKKIVMFGAGGAARAIGVETALAGAAEITIVNRSAERGEALVQLLSEKTSVPVSFIQWDGDYTLAEDVDVVINATSIGLYPDVDAVFPLDFSSLKSNMIVSDVIPNPPQTHLLREAAKAGCPTLDGLGMLVNQGVIGFQLWTGVDPDPKLMRAALEDVFGV; from the coding sequence ATGAATCAGCCGCTCAATTTCAAACAGGAACTGACTTGTGTATTCGGACAACCGGTCGCAGAGAATCCGACCCAATGCATGATGGAGGCGGCTTACAATGACTGTGGTCTGGAATGGCGGTACCTGACAATTGAGGTCGCACCCGATAATCTGGAACAGGCGGTCGGCGGTTTACGGGCAATGGGTTTTCGAGGCGCGAATTTAACGATCCCCCATAAAGTCGCCGTGATCCAACACCTGGATGGCATCAGTGACGCCGCCGCGATGATGGGGGCCGTCAACTGTATTGTCCGCAAAGGCGATCAGCTGGTCGGCGAGAACACGGACGGCAAAGGCTTCGTGCAGTCGTTAAAAGAACTAACCGATCCCACGGGCAAAAAAATCGTGATGTTTGGTGCCGGCGGCGCTGCCCGTGCGATTGGCGTGGAAACGGCGCTCGCAGGAGCCGCAGAGATCACCATCGTCAACCGGAGTGCCGAGCGCGGCGAAGCACTCGTTCAACTGTTGAGTGAAAAAACCAGTGTGCCCGTTTCTTTCATACAATGGGACGGAGATTACACTCTCGCAGAAGACGTCGACGTCGTGATCAACGCAACCTCCATCGGCCTGTACCCCGACGTGGATGCCGTCTTCCCACTCGATTTCAGTTCGCTCAAGTCGAACATGATCGTCTCCGACGTGATTCCCAACCCACCACAAACCCACCTGCTCCGCGAAGCAGCAAAAGCAGGCTGTCCAACTCTGGACGGCCTGGGTATGCTCGTGAATCAGGGAGTCATCGGTTTCCAACTCTGGACCGGCGTGGACCCCGATCCCAAACTCATGCGGGCAGCCTTGGAAGATGTTTTTGGGGTGTGA
- the metF gene encoding methylenetetrahydrofolate reductase [NAD(P)H], whose product MRISELYRSGTFDLSVEIFPPKNESGDAELFRTLEELIRYQPAFVSCTYGAGGSTSKRTIELCETIQNQLHTTATAHFTCVASTRDQLVDWLQSASDAGINNIMALRGDPPKGQETFVPADGGLKYANELVALIREHFPQMGIGVAGYPEVHPESPDAETDLANLKRKVDAGANAVYTQLFFNNTHFHNFRERCVQAGITCPIIPGIMPITEFRRIQRISSMCNSEFPVELTEKLEAVQEDLEAQFEIGVDFAIRQCQELIDDGVPGIHFYALNRSPACKRIFEALGFHEA is encoded by the coding sequence ATGCGAATTAGTGAATTATATCGTTCCGGAACATTTGACCTTTCTGTGGAGATTTTCCCTCCCAAAAACGAAAGTGGCGATGCAGAGCTGTTTCGGACACTGGAAGAGCTGATTCGCTATCAGCCCGCCTTTGTTTCTTGTACTTATGGTGCAGGAGGCTCAACCAGCAAACGGACCATCGAGTTATGCGAAACAATCCAGAACCAGCTTCATACCACGGCGACCGCACACTTTACCTGTGTCGCCTCCACGCGGGACCAGTTGGTTGACTGGCTGCAGAGTGCTTCCGATGCCGGCATCAACAATATTATGGCATTGCGTGGTGATCCTCCCAAAGGGCAGGAAACGTTTGTGCCAGCTGATGGGGGTTTGAAGTATGCGAATGAACTGGTGGCGTTGATCCGTGAGCATTTTCCGCAGATGGGGATCGGCGTCGCCGGCTATCCAGAAGTGCATCCCGAATCACCTGATGCGGAAACCGATCTGGCGAATCTCAAACGCAAAGTCGATGCCGGGGCGAATGCCGTCTATACGCAGCTCTTCTTTAACAACACCCATTTTCACAATTTTCGCGAACGCTGTGTTCAAGCGGGGATTACCTGCCCAATCATTCCAGGAATCATGCCGATCACCGAATTCCGGCGGATCCAGCGGATCAGCTCGATGTGCAATTCCGAATTTCCCGTGGAATTAACGGAGAAGCTGGAAGCAGTTCAGGAGGATCTCGAAGCACAGTTTGAAATCGGTGTGGATTTCGCGATCCGACAGTGCCAGGAACTGATCGATGATGGCGTGCCCGGGATTCATTTTTATGCATTGAATCGTTCGCCCGCCTGCAAACGCATCTTTGAGGCACTCGGATTCCACGAAGCATAA
- the ahcY gene encoding adenosylhomocysteinase produces the protein MSTETNSLPYKVKDYSEEEFQKLAAWGRKEIELAETEMPGLMSLREKYGKEQPLKGARIAGCLHMTIQTAVLIETLTALGAEVRWSSCNIFSTQDHAAAAIAATGVPVFAWKGMNDEEFDWCIEQTLYWPNGESLNMILDDGGDLTVMVHEKYPEMLKSIKGLTEETTTGVHRLHQMHEQGKLGVPAINVNDSVTKSKFDNLYGCRESLADGIKRATDIMIAGKVVVVCGYGDVGKGCADAMKGLGARVLVTEIDPICALQAAMEGFEVTTMEDAASRGDIFVTATGCCDVICGEHLDNMKNEAIICNIGHFDSEIQIAYLKNRKDIEQIEIKPQVDKFVYPDGKALIVLAEGRLVNLGCATGHPSFVMSNSFTNQVIGQIELWNETDKYEIGVYMLPKQLDEEVARLHLDKLGVKLSKLSNDQAEYLGIPVEGPYKPEYYRY, from the coding sequence ATGTCGACCGAAACCAACTCACTGCCGTATAAAGTCAAGGATTACAGCGAAGAAGAATTCCAGAAGCTCGCTGCCTGGGGTCGCAAGGAAATTGAACTGGCAGAAACGGAAATGCCCGGTTTGATGTCTTTGCGGGAAAAGTATGGCAAAGAGCAGCCTCTTAAAGGGGCTCGGATCGCCGGTTGCCTGCATATGACCATTCAGACCGCTGTGCTGATCGAAACATTAACCGCACTGGGAGCGGAAGTTCGCTGGTCGAGCTGTAACATTTTTTCCACACAGGACCATGCCGCGGCTGCGATTGCAGCGACCGGCGTACCGGTTTTTGCCTGGAAGGGCATGAATGATGAGGAATTTGACTGGTGTATTGAGCAGACGCTCTACTGGCCGAACGGCGAATCCTTGAATATGATTCTGGACGACGGTGGCGACCTGACTGTCATGGTACACGAAAAGTACCCCGAAATGCTCAAAAGCATTAAAGGTCTGACCGAAGAAACGACCACCGGCGTGCACCGTCTGCATCAGATGCACGAACAGGGAAAACTGGGTGTGCCTGCGATCAATGTCAATGACTCTGTCACCAAGAGTAAGTTCGACAACCTGTATGGCTGCCGCGAATCACTGGCAGACGGCATCAAACGTGCCACCGATATTATGATCGCGGGTAAAGTGGTCGTTGTCTGTGGATATGGTGATGTTGGTAAAGGTTGTGCCGATGCGATGAAAGGTCTGGGAGCACGCGTGCTGGTCACAGAAATCGATCCAATCTGTGCACTGCAGGCAGCGATGGAAGGCTTCGAAGTCACCACGATGGAAGACGCTGCCAGCCGCGGCGATATCTTCGTCACGGCTACCGGCTGCTGCGATGTCATCTGTGGCGAGCATCTTGATAACATGAAAAATGAAGCGATCATCTGCAACATCGGTCACTTCGATTCCGAAATTCAGATCGCTTACCTGAAGAATCGCAAAGACATCGAGCAAATTGAAATCAAACCTCAGGTCGACAAATTTGTTTATCCTGATGGCAAAGCGTTGATCGTGCTCGCGGAAGGCCGTCTGGTCAATCTGGGTTGTGCAACCGGCCATCCTTCGTTTGTGATGTCAAACAGTTTCACCAACCAGGTAATCGGCCAGATCGAACTCTGGAACGAAACCGACAAATACGAAATCGGAGTGTACATGCTGCCGAAACAGTTGGACGAAGAAGTTGCCCGTCTGCACTTGGACAAACTGGGCGTCAAACTGTCGAAACTGTCAAATGACCAGGCAGAATACCTGGGCATTCCTGTCGAAGGACCTTACAAGCCGGAATACTATCGCTATTAA
- a CDS encoding TIM barrel protein: protein MTQSSSRRDFLKQTTAFSAGLALSGWAGSAFATTSLNNPLFEISLAEWSLHRALKGGKLDNLDFAKVTKEEFGINAVEYVNQFFKDKARDKKYLAEMNQRAADVGVKNLLIMIDGEGALGDPDPKKRTQAIKNHHQWVEAAKTLGCHSIRVNARSNGSYKEQQKLAADGLRRLTNFAAKYGINVLVENHGGLSSNGAWLAGVMKMVNLPGCGTLPDFGNFVLDRKTGEEYDRYKGVKELMPYAKAVSAKTHEFDKDGNEIKTDYVKMMKIVLDAGYHGYVGIEYEGKKLDEYAGIKASKKLLLKVREELTPEEAVAPQAVECCEPGRRRIFRRRRLFRR, encoded by the coding sequence ATGACACAGTCTTCTTCCCGCCGTGACTTTCTGAAACAAACAACGGCCTTTTCCGCCGGACTTGCCTTGAGCGGTTGGGCCGGTTCCGCGTTTGCGACGACTTCACTCAATAATCCTTTGTTCGAAATTTCCCTGGCAGAATGGTCTCTGCACCGTGCACTCAAAGGAGGAAAGCTGGACAACCTGGACTTTGCCAAAGTCACCAAAGAAGAGTTTGGTATCAATGCCGTTGAGTATGTGAATCAGTTCTTCAAAGACAAAGCCCGGGACAAAAAATACCTGGCCGAAATGAATCAGCGGGCCGCTGATGTGGGCGTGAAAAACCTGCTGATCATGATCGACGGGGAAGGGGCACTCGGTGATCCCGATCCCAAAAAGCGGACACAAGCCATTAAGAACCATCACCAGTGGGTGGAAGCGGCCAAAACACTGGGTTGTCATTCCATTCGCGTGAACGCCCGCAGCAATGGCAGTTATAAAGAACAGCAAAAACTGGCAGCCGACGGTTTACGTCGTCTGACTAACTTTGCCGCAAAGTATGGCATTAACGTGCTCGTGGAAAATCATGGTGGTCTGTCTTCCAACGGTGCCTGGCTGGCTGGTGTGATGAAGATGGTCAATCTGCCCGGCTGTGGCACATTGCCCGACTTCGGAAATTTTGTTCTCGACCGTAAAACCGGCGAAGAATATGACCGCTATAAAGGAGTCAAGGAACTGATGCCTTATGCCAAGGCCGTCAGTGCCAAAACACATGAGTTCGATAAAGATGGCAACGAGATTAAGACAGACTATGTGAAGATGATGAAAATCGTGCTCGATGCGGGCTACCACGGCTACGTGGGCATTGAATACGAAGGCAAAAAACTCGACGAATATGCGGGCATCAAAGCCAGCAAGAAACTGCTGCTCAAAGTACGGGAAGAACTGACACCAGAGGAAGCAGTCGCTCCTCAGGCTGTCGAATGCTGTGAACCAGGTCGCAGACGCATCTTCCGCCGCCGTCGTCTTTTCAGAAGATAA
- a CDS encoding fatty acid desaturase family protein — translation MSVTHYTAKEICDLETKSTTPRFLHSLFGSAAILALAFQWPSSIWYYQVGLTLIAAYSMFCWSSCFHETSHQGICGKPWVSIWLGRAIGTMLFVSYTAYREAHIRHHAYLNKPGDWELWPYSDPKTSLTFRRIFCWLELPFGFFTSPFVYARLCFSRNTPVKKPEIMKAMRMEYAVMAIVWALILGTIAWFSLWKPFIVAWIIPHWVASVIQTFRKFTEHLGMQSYDPLLGTRTVIGSNLITRICTYINFDIFVHGPHHRHPKIAHNKLVEKMDNYQNDNPDTKYPVFTTYMSAMKHTLPALWKPGVGMNVGAPAPKKEKWLGADNFVTDVAREILSDRDVSNAHRAS, via the coding sequence ATGTCGGTTACCCATTATACCGCCAAAGAGATCTGCGATCTCGAGACAAAGTCGACAACACCCCGTTTTTTACACTCGCTATTTGGATCAGCTGCTATTTTAGCGCTGGCTTTTCAATGGCCTTCCAGTATCTGGTATTACCAGGTCGGTTTGACGTTGATCGCTGCTTACAGCATGTTCTGCTGGTCAAGCTGTTTTCATGAAACATCCCACCAGGGAATTTGTGGAAAGCCCTGGGTCAGTATCTGGCTGGGACGAGCCATCGGTACCATGCTGTTTGTATCCTATACCGCATATCGGGAAGCCCATATCCGTCACCATGCTTACTTGAACAAGCCCGGCGACTGGGAATTGTGGCCTTATTCCGACCCGAAAACATCACTGACATTCCGCCGCATTTTCTGCTGGCTGGAATTGCCATTTGGATTTTTTACATCTCCGTTTGTGTACGCTCGCTTGTGTTTCAGTAGAAACACGCCGGTGAAAAAACCGGAAATCATGAAAGCCATGCGAATGGAATATGCCGTGATGGCGATTGTCTGGGCATTGATTCTGGGCACCATTGCCTGGTTCTCGCTCTGGAAACCATTCATTGTAGCCTGGATTATTCCTCACTGGGTTGCCAGTGTGATTCAGACCTTCCGCAAATTCACAGAACACTTGGGTATGCAAAGCTACGATCCTTTGCTGGGCACACGAACTGTCATCGGTTCCAACCTGATTACCCGGATTTGTACTTACATTAACTTCGATATCTTCGTGCATGGTCCCCATCATCGACATCCCAAAATTGCTCACAACAAACTGGTCGAAAAGATGGACAATTACCAAAACGACAATCCTGATACCAAGTATCCGGTCTTTACAACTTACATGTCAGCCATGAAGCATACCTTGCCCGCGCTCTGGAAGCCGGGAGTTGGCATGAATGTAGGGGCCCCTGCTCCGAAAAAAGAGAAATGGCTTGGCGCTGATAACTTTGTGACCGATGTCGCCAGAGAAATTCTCTCTGATCGGGACGTCTCGAATGCACATCGTGCCTCATAG
- a CDS encoding sulfatase family protein, whose product MRRVISVILNSSLILFLSVLTVRILPAAEQKQPNVVIIMTDNHGEWTLGCYGNKDIKTPHIDQLAKEGTLFTRAFANNAVCSPTRASFLTGLMPCQHGVHCYLRPRIQTGPDSFNTLEEFQSIPQVLHDAGYVCGLSGKWHLGDNLYPQEGFSYWITKPHGGSAGFYNQKVIEHEKIREEPTYLTDLWTQNGIKFIKQNQDKPFFLFLAYNGPYGLGSAMKEPIKNRFKADYEKKTFPSFPREKPQPWNFNYGDWIGDLGIIRKYAAEVSAVDDGVGEIMQTLKELGLRENTLVIFTADQGLAGGHSGYWGMGDHTRPLTAFDWTMTIPLIFSQPGKIVSGARQDMMVANYDVYPTLLHYLGLQDQIPEKPATPGRNFASVLKGEQIPWSEAVFYEFENVRAIRTRDWKYIERFRETPNELYQLTQDPGERKNLIEDSEFNSKRKELKRRMDQFFAKYADPKWDLWHGGKSKTVLMTKKLFPESSLYLPASK is encoded by the coding sequence ATGCGTCGGGTAATTTCAGTAATTCTTAACAGTAGCCTGATCCTGTTCCTAAGTGTTTTGACCGTTAGAATTTTGCCGGCTGCAGAGCAAAAGCAGCCTAACGTTGTAATTATCATGACTGACAATCATGGTGAATGGACGCTGGGCTGTTATGGCAACAAGGATATTAAGACCCCGCATATTGACCAGCTGGCGAAAGAAGGAACGTTGTTCACGCGCGCCTTTGCGAACAATGCTGTCTGCTCTCCGACCCGTGCCTCGTTTCTCACCGGTCTGATGCCCTGCCAGCATGGAGTGCACTGTTATCTCAGACCTCGCATTCAAACCGGCCCCGATTCGTTTAATACGCTGGAAGAGTTCCAGTCGATTCCACAAGTCCTGCATGATGCCGGATATGTTTGCGGACTTTCGGGCAAATGGCATCTGGGAGATAACCTCTATCCGCAGGAAGGCTTTTCTTACTGGATTACGAAACCACATGGCGGCAGTGCGGGTTTTTACAATCAGAAAGTAATCGAGCACGAAAAAATTCGAGAGGAGCCAACCTACCTCACGGATTTATGGACGCAGAACGGCATCAAGTTCATCAAACAAAATCAGGATAAACCGTTCTTTCTGTTCCTGGCATACAATGGTCCTTACGGCTTAGGTTCAGCCATGAAGGAGCCGATCAAAAACCGGTTCAAAGCAGACTATGAAAAAAAGACATTCCCCTCGTTTCCTCGAGAAAAGCCACAGCCCTGGAACTTCAATTATGGGGACTGGATTGGTGATCTCGGCATCATTCGCAAATATGCGGCAGAAGTTTCCGCCGTCGATGATGGCGTTGGAGAGATCATGCAGACCTTGAAAGAACTGGGACTTCGCGAGAACACGCTGGTGATTTTTACTGCTGATCAGGGGCTGGCCGGCGGGCATAGTGGCTATTGGGGCATGGGCGATCATACGCGACCTCTAACGGCGTTCGACTGGACGATGACAATCCCGCTGATCTTCTCTCAACCTGGAAAAATCGTTTCGGGTGCCCGTCAGGATATGATGGTCGCGAACTATGATGTCTACCCGACCCTGCTCCACTATCTGGGCTTGCAGGATCAAATTCCAGAAAAGCCAGCAACTCCCGGCCGTAATTTTGCATCGGTACTCAAGGGCGAACAGATTCCCTGGTCGGAAGCCGTGTTCTATGAGTTTGAAAATGTGCGCGCCATCCGAACCCGAGACTGGAAATACATTGAACGGTTTCGCGAAACGCCGAACGAACTCTACCAACTGACGCAAGATCCCGGAGAACGAAAGAATCTGATCGAAGATTCTGAATTCAACAGCAAACGAAAAGAACTCAAGAGGCGCATGGATCAGTTCTTTGCCAAATACGCCGATCCGAAATGGGATCTCTGGCATGGTGGCAAATCAAAGACAGTGCTGATGACCAAGAAGTTGTTTCCCGAATCCTCGCTCTATCTGCCTGCCTCAAAGTAA
- a CDS encoding SlyX family protein → MNEIPSSLEELSSRLTQVESVLMHLQHEVEQLNQAIIQQNTTVDALNKSLKSLDSRLGALEEEDEGRDPYQEKPPHY, encoded by the coding sequence ATGAATGAGATTCCATCCAGTCTGGAAGAACTATCGTCTCGTTTAACTCAGGTCGAATCCGTGTTGATGCATCTTCAACATGAAGTCGAACAGTTAAATCAGGCCATTATCCAGCAGAACACAACCGTTGATGCTTTGAATAAGTCACTGAAATCACTTGATTCCCGTCTGGGCGCCTTGGAAGAAGAAGACGAAGGCCGGGATCCCTATCAGGAAAAGCCACCTCATTATTAA
- a CDS encoding alpha/beta hydrolase-fold protein encodes MIQRFRFCLQTLLFSIAFSLLLFAESQAAENTFQIRFTDSIHQQPYTGRVYLIFTRMDREPRLGPSWFQPELFIALDVKDWQPGKTIEFAPDTKGLLSFPNPLSEMNLAGYRAQAVVRFNETEPQIGTAPGNGYSRVITVPAGGFPNPPLLTVDKLVPEKSIKESRWNKYFKVRSPLLSKFHGRDTFFEATVLLPQSYYEQPERTYPVIYTIPGFGGDHLRGRSLTPVSEQNEGGVEFIRVLLNPNCRYGHHVFADSANNGPVGKAFTTEFLPALEKSYRAIPNQRARFLTGHSSGGWSSLWLQVTYPDTFGGTWSTAPDPVDFRDFQQINLYDPSSNMYRDAANQPRPLARMGQQPVLWYESFAKMEHVLGPGGQLRSFEAVFSPRGKDGTPQKLYDRETGTIDLQVAKTWKGYDIRLILETNWEKLAPKLAGKIHVFMGDQDTFYLEGATVLLKQSLDRLNGDIAADTVVEIFPGKNHSSLMTRDLVMRMRKEMVQMFLAHQDEIK; translated from the coding sequence ATGATTCAGCGATTTCGGTTTTGTCTGCAGACACTCTTATTCTCGATTGCGTTCTCTTTACTCCTGTTTGCTGAATCCCAGGCTGCCGAAAACACGTTTCAGATTCGCTTTACTGATTCAATACATCAGCAACCCTATACAGGACGCGTTTATCTGATCTTTACCCGCATGGATCGCGAGCCGCGACTGGGCCCCTCCTGGTTTCAACCAGAATTATTCATTGCGCTAGACGTGAAAGACTGGCAGCCGGGAAAAACTATTGAGTTCGCTCCCGATACGAAAGGGCTACTTTCATTCCCAAACCCATTGTCCGAAATGAACCTGGCAGGGTATCGTGCACAAGCCGTGGTTCGCTTTAATGAAACAGAGCCCCAGATCGGCACCGCTCCTGGAAACGGTTATAGTCGAGTCATCACCGTCCCCGCAGGCGGATTTCCAAATCCACCGCTCCTGACGGTCGATAAACTGGTGCCTGAAAAATCGATTAAAGAGAGCCGCTGGAACAAGTATTTCAAAGTTCGTTCTCCCCTGTTATCAAAATTTCATGGACGCGATACCTTTTTCGAGGCCACGGTTCTTCTGCCACAAAGTTATTATGAGCAACCCGAAAGAACGTATCCGGTGATTTATACGATTCCCGGCTTTGGCGGCGATCATTTACGCGGACGGAGTTTGACTCCTGTCTCAGAGCAGAATGAAGGAGGCGTAGAATTCATTCGCGTCTTATTAAATCCGAATTGCCGCTACGGGCATCATGTCTTTGCCGACTCGGCCAATAATGGCCCTGTTGGAAAAGCATTCACGACAGAGTTTTTGCCTGCACTCGAAAAGAGCTATCGTGCGATTCCCAATCAACGTGCTCGGTTTTTAACAGGACACTCTTCGGGAGGCTGGTCTTCACTCTGGTTACAGGTAACCTATCCCGATACGTTTGGTGGTACGTGGAGTACCGCCCCCGACCCCGTAGATTTTCGAGATTTCCAACAGATCAATCTCTACGATCCTTCAAGCAACATGTATCGTGATGCCGCGAATCAACCCAGGCCGCTTGCCCGTATGGGGCAGCAGCCAGTCTTATGGTATGAATCCTTTGCCAAAATGGAACACGTTCTAGGCCCCGGCGGTCAGCTGCGAAGCTTTGAAGCTGTTTTCAGCCCGCGCGGAAAAGATGGAACACCCCAAAAACTGTATGACCGGGAAACCGGGACCATCGACCTTCAAGTTGCCAAAACCTGGAAAGGCTATGATATCCGGTTGATTTTGGAAACGAACTGGGAAAAACTTGCGCCTAAACTGGCAGGAAAGATTCATGTCTTTATGGGCGATCAGGATACATTTTATCTGGAAGGGGCAACGGTGTTGCTCAAACAGTCTCTGGATCGCTTGAATGGGGACATCGCTGCAGATACGGTGGTCGAGATCTTTCCGGGAAAAAATCATTCATCGTTGATGACCAGAGATTTAGTCATGCGGATGCGAAAAGAAATGGTGCAAATGTTTCTCGCACATCAGGATGAGATCAAATAA
- a CDS encoding ThiF family adenylyltransferase, which translates to MKSEMERYSRQVLFSELGEAGQARLMQGRVLLCGCGALGTVLAETLVRAGVGQLKIVDRDFVELSNLQRQVLFDETDVAAKLPKAIAAAEKLKKINSEVKIEPIVEDIDHTNILALANDVDLILDGTDNFEVRYLINDVSLELGIPWIYCGCIGSTGQTMTILPGKTACLRCLIDSAPEPGSTETCDTAGILGPTVNVIASLEAVDAIKLLAGLEEQIKPVLTVVDVWEGSFRQMSVADLRDKAGCKACHQGERIWLKGEQGSRTTRLCGRNAVQVSPADKGQIIFEELAKKLQNSGVVDFNAYLLRLNLKDPDYEISLFRDGRAIIKGTDDPSIAKTIYARYIGS; encoded by the coding sequence ATGAAATCGGAAATGGAACGTTACAGTCGGCAGGTCCTCTTTTCAGAACTGGGGGAGGCAGGCCAGGCCCGCTTGATGCAGGGTCGCGTCTTATTGTGCGGCTGTGGCGCTTTGGGAACCGTCTTAGCGGAAACGCTGGTCCGGGCAGGCGTTGGTCAATTGAAAATTGTGGATCGCGATTTTGTCGAACTAAGCAATTTGCAGAGACAGGTCCTGTTTGACGAAACTGATGTGGCCGCAAAACTTCCCAAAGCGATTGCTGCTGCTGAGAAACTGAAAAAAATTAACAGCGAAGTCAAAATCGAACCGATTGTGGAAGACATTGATCATACCAATATCTTAGCACTGGCAAATGACGTCGATCTAATTCTGGATGGTACAGATAATTTTGAAGTCCGCTATCTGATCAATGATGTCTCACTGGAACTGGGCATCCCCTGGATTTACTGCGGCTGTATCGGCAGTACCGGGCAAACGATGACGATCCTGCCTGGCAAGACTGCCTGCCTGCGCTGCCTGATCGATTCTGCTCCGGAACCGGGAAGCACGGAGACCTGTGATACCGCGGGCATCTTGGGACCAACGGTGAATGTGATCGCGTCATTAGAAGCCGTTGACGCAATCAAGCTGCTTGCTGGACTTGAAGAACAGATCAAGCCGGTACTGACTGTCGTCGATGTCTGGGAGGGATCATTCCGGCAGATGAGTGTGGCCGATCTCCGTGACAAAGCGGGCTGCAAGGCCTGTCATCAGGGAGAACGAATCTGGCTGAAGGGAGAACAAGGCTCGCGCACCACGCGACTGTGCGGCAGAAATGCGGTTCAGGTTTCACCCGCAGATAAAGGGCAGATCATCTTTGAAGAGCTGGCGAAAAAACTCCAGAATTCTGGAGTGGTCGATTTCAATGCGTATTTGCTTAGATTGAATCTGAAAGATCCTGATTATGAAATCAGCCTGTTTCGTGATGGTCGCGCCATCATCAAAGGCACCGATGATCCCTCGATCGCAAAAACAATCTATGCTCGCTACATCGGCAGTTAA